A single genomic interval of Dysidea avara chromosome 8, odDysAvar1.4, whole genome shotgun sequence harbors:
- the LOC136264842 gene encoding histone-lysine N-methyltransferase 2B-like, with amino-acid sequence MKRKTKGECPVLPKRSRPVQRDDPLQGAAHASVGRPKGKKLSAATEMMDHGGISQSDKSQLTSTTSEQALLTHSQLMDDKFSHAKKGQKPQGCGQCEACTKADCGKCRYCLDKKKFGGKERLKQRCIHRKCRKIHIRENKLSESRKTLNSVEQHVEASIKSLHTITSQILCTSNREINLVKLSLSASSIFSYRLMLASTLRLDITEDQCREISVTPPSPSIFSIQLLLSEQNRSLDRIIGDGEMLFCEQKRRSFCGSRDVTR; translated from the exons ATGAAGAGGAAAACCAAAGGAGAGTGCCCAGTACTACCAAAAAGATCCAGACCAGTGCAAAGAGATGATCCACTCCAAGGAGCTGCACATGCTTCAGTTGGCCGTCCAAAAGGCAAGAAACTTTCTGCAGCTACAG AAATGATGGATCATGGTGGTATATCACAAAGTGATAAATCACAGTTAACCAGTACCACAAGTGAACAG GCATTACTTACTCACTCACAATTGATGGATGATAAATTCTCACATGCTAAGAAAG GACAAAAACCACAAGGATGTGGTCAGTGTGAGGCATGTACAAAAGCAGACTGTGGAAAGTGTCGTTATTGCCTtgataaaaagaaatttggtgGAAAGGAGAGACTTAAACAACGTTGTATTCATAGAAAGTGTAGGAAAATTCACATCAGGGaaaacaaactttcagaaagcagaaag ACACTGAACTCAGTGGAACAACACGTCGAAGCATCAATCAAGTCATTACACACAATTACAAGTCAAATACTGTGTACATCAAACAG GGAAATAAATCTTGTCAAGCTGTCACTATCTGCTAGCAGTATTTTCAGTTACCGTCTTATGTTGGCAAGTACTTTGAGACTAGACATCACAGAAGACCAGTGTAGGGAAATTTCAGTTACGCCACCTAGTCCATCAATTTTCTCCATCCAGCTGTTACTATCTGAGCAGAATAGGTCTCTAGATAGGATCATTGGTGATG GAGAGatgttattctgtgaacagaaacgaagatcgttttgtggtagccgtgatgtcacacgatga